The Synchiropus splendidus isolate RoL2022-P1 chromosome 8, RoL_Sspl_1.0, whole genome shotgun sequence genome has a window encoding:
- the git1 gene encoding ARF GTPase-activating protein GIT1 isoform X2: MSRKLQRTEVCADCSAPDPGWTSINRGVLICDECCSVHRSLGRHISIVKHLRHSGWPPALLQMVQTLAGSGANSIWEHSLLDPAQVQSGRRKPNPQDKVHPTKSEFIRAKYQMLAFVHKLPCRDDDGVTTKDLSKQLHSSVRTGSLETCLRLLSLGAQANFFHPEKGTTPLHVAAKAGQILQAELLVVYGADPGAPDINGRTPMDYARQAGHLELAERLVECQYELTDRLAFYLCGRRPDHKNGHYIIPQMADSLDLSELAKAAKKKLQALNNRLFEELAMDVYDEVDRRENDAVWLTTQNHSTLVTERSAVPFLPVNPEYSATRNQGRQKLARFNAREFATLIIDILSDAKRRQQGKGLSSPTDLLDIGFDDDQHDYDSVASDEDTDSELTAQNNNNTQRSNRAKSMDSSDLSDGPITLQEYLEVKKALASSEAKVQQLMKVNNNLSEELRRLQKEITRMQTENGVLRGSQQAGGAAGHGVGGPGGGGGGGGSTHWQGGGTRGVMGGVGLSGFGSGADPPGLSVPSSVTPHSHTHRRDRQAFSMYEPGAAPGPTAHGPPALDSLTARLQPLNTPSVRKGSTGGLASYGGHHMSSSTESSRYMVTKSERHGSGTDSDYDNTHTYDVSLSMGRSSEEEGRGESEEGGGGGDVGEPDPTLPCTEDVILKTEQVTKNIQELLRAAQEFKHDSFVPCSEKIHSAVTEMASLFPKRPALDAVHGSLRLLASSASRLQVECRKAAPSEPGAPAVDYQLLTQQVIQCAYDIAKAAKQLVTITTREKKQ, translated from the exons ATGTCACGAAAGCTACAAAGGACTGAAGTCTGCGCCGACTGCAGTGCGCCAG ACCCAGGGTGGACGAGCATCAACAGGGGGGTCCTGATCTGTGATGAATGCTGTTCAGTCCATCGCAGTTTAGGTCGCCATATCTCAATAGTCAAGCACCTGAGACACAGTGGATGGCCTCCCGCACTGCTGCAG ATGGTTCAAACCTTGGCGGGGAGCGGGGCCAACTCCATATGGGAACACAGTCTCTTGGATCCTGCTCAGGTGCAAAGTGGTCGCCGAAAACCCAACCCCCAAGACAAAGTCCA TCCAACAAAGTCAGAGTTCATCAGAGCCAAATATCAGATGCTTGCCTTTGTGCACAAGCTGCCCTGCCGCGATGATGATGGCGTCACGACTAAAGACCTCAGCAAG CAACTTCACTCAAGTGTGCGGACAGGGAGTTTAGAGACGTGTCTTCGGCTGCTGTCTCTCGGAGCTCAGGCCAACTTCTTTCATCCG GAAAAAGGCACAACCCCTTTACATGTAGCAGCCAAAGCTGGTCAGATCTTGCAAGCTGAACTATTAGTAGTATATGGTGCAGACCCAGGAGCGCCGGACATCAATGGGCGCACGCCCATGGATTATGCAAG GCAGGCGGGCCATCTGGAGCTTGCTGAGCGACTAGTTGAGTGCCAGTACGAGCTAACAGACCGGCTAGCTTTCTACCTGTGTGGCCGGCGTCCTG ACCACAAGAATGGCCACTATATCATTCCTCAAATGGCAGACAG TCTGGACCTCTCAGAGCTGGCCAAGGCTGCCAAGAAGAAGCTGCAAGCG ctAAATAACCGACTGTTTGAGGAGCTTGCGATGGATGTCTATGACGAAGTTGACCGCAGAGAAAATGACGCAG TGTGGCTGACGACTCAGAACCACAGCACTCTGGTCACTGAACGAAGCGCTGTGCCATTTTTACCCGTCAACCCCGAGTATTCTGCAACTCGTAACCAG GGACGTCAGAAGCTCGCTCGTTTTAATGCCCGGGAGTTTGCCACCCTCATTATAGACATTCTGAGTGATGCCAAAAGGAGACAGCAGGGAAAAGGTCTCAGCAGCCCCACTG ACCTACTGGATATTGGCTTTGATGACGACCAGCATGACTACGACAGTGTAGCCTCTGATGAAGACACTGACAGTGAGCTGACggcccaaaacaacaacaacacgcaGCGGAGTAACCGCGCAAAG AGCATGGACTCGTCTGATCTGTCGGATGGTCCCATCACCCTGCAGGAGTACCTGGAGGTGAAGAAAGCGCTGGCCTCTTCTGAAGCAAAGGTGCAGCAGCTGATGAAAGTCAACAACAACctgagtgaggagctcagaCGGCTGCAGAAGGAG ATCACACGGATGCAGACAGAGAACGGCGTGCTGCGGGGGAGCCAGCAGGCTGGGGGGGCCGCCGGCCATGGGGTCGGGGgacctggtggaggaggaggaggcggcggcagcACCCACTGGCAAGGTGGCGGTACGCGAGGAGTAATGGGTGGAGTGGGACTTAGTGGATTTGGGTCAGGAGCAGATCCCCCTGGGCTCTCAGTGCCCTCCTCAGTCACCCCCCACTCCCACACGCATCGGAGGGACCGCCAAGCCTTCTCCATGTACGAACCAGGCGCTGCCCCTGGCCCCACTGCCCACGGCCCCCCAGCCCTGGACTCCCTAACAGCTCGGCTGCAGCCCCTCAACACACCCAGC GTGCGGAAAGGTAGCACTGGTGGTTTAGCATCGTATGGTGGCCATCATATGTCCTCGTCTACAGAATCAAGCCGATACATG GTGACGAAATCAGAGAGGCACGGCAGTGGAACTGACAGCGACTACGACAACACGCACACTTACGACGTCTCATTAAG CATGGGCcgcagcagtgaggaggaaggTCGTGGGGAGTCGGAAGAGGGAGGTGGGGGAGGTGACGTCGGCGAGCCCGATCCTACCCTGCCCTGCACAGAGGACGTCATTCTGAAGACGGAACAGGTGACCAAGAACATCCAAGAGTTGCTGCGGGCGGCGCAGGAGTTCAAACATGACAG CTTCGTGCCATGCTCTGAGAAAATCCACTCCGCAGTCACTGAGATGGCCTCTCTCTTCCCTAAA CGCCCTGCTCTGGACGCGGTCCACGGCTCCTTGCGCCTGTTGGCTTCCAGCGCTTCTCGGTTACAAGTGGAGTGTCGCAAAGCGGCGCCCTCAGAGCCCGGCGCCCCGGCTGTGGACTACCAACTACTCACCCAGCAGGTCATTCAATGCGCCTATGACATTGCCAAAGCTGCCAAGCAACTGGTTACCATAACCACTCGAGAAAAGAAACAGTGA
- the git1 gene encoding ARF GTPase-activating protein GIT1 isoform X1 — MSRKLQRTEVCADCSAPDPGWTSINRGVLICDECCSVHRSLGRHISIVKHLRHSGWPPALLQMVQTLAGSGANSIWEHSLLDPAQVQSGRRKPNPQDKVHPTKSEFIRAKYQMLAFVHKLPCRDDDGVTTKDLSKQLHSSVRTGSLETCLRLLSLGAQANFFHPEKGTTPLHVAAKAGQILQAELLVVYGADPGAPDINGRTPMDYARQAGHLELAERLVECQYELTDRLAFYLCGRRPDHKNGHYIIPQMADRARPKCPSQSLDLSELAKAAKKKLQALNNRLFEELAMDVYDEVDRRENDAVWLTTQNHSTLVTERSAVPFLPVNPEYSATRNQGRQKLARFNAREFATLIIDILSDAKRRQQGKGLSSPTDLLDIGFDDDQHDYDSVASDEDTDSELTAQNNNNTQRSNRAKSMDSSDLSDGPITLQEYLEVKKALASSEAKVQQLMKVNNNLSEELRRLQKEITRMQTENGVLRGSQQAGGAAGHGVGGPGGGGGGGGSTHWQGGGTRGVMGGVGLSGFGSGADPPGLSVPSSVTPHSHTHRRDRQAFSMYEPGAAPGPTAHGPPALDSLTARLQPLNTPSVRKGSTGGLASYGGHHMSSSTESSRYMVTKSERHGSGTDSDYDNTHTYDVSLSMGRSSEEEGRGESEEGGGGGDVGEPDPTLPCTEDVILKTEQVTKNIQELLRAAQEFKHDSFVPCSEKIHSAVTEMASLFPKRPALDAVHGSLRLLASSASRLQVECRKAAPSEPGAPAVDYQLLTQQVIQCAYDIAKAAKQLVTITTREKKQ, encoded by the exons ATGTCACGAAAGCTACAAAGGACTGAAGTCTGCGCCGACTGCAGTGCGCCAG ACCCAGGGTGGACGAGCATCAACAGGGGGGTCCTGATCTGTGATGAATGCTGTTCAGTCCATCGCAGTTTAGGTCGCCATATCTCAATAGTCAAGCACCTGAGACACAGTGGATGGCCTCCCGCACTGCTGCAG ATGGTTCAAACCTTGGCGGGGAGCGGGGCCAACTCCATATGGGAACACAGTCTCTTGGATCCTGCTCAGGTGCAAAGTGGTCGCCGAAAACCCAACCCCCAAGACAAAGTCCA TCCAACAAAGTCAGAGTTCATCAGAGCCAAATATCAGATGCTTGCCTTTGTGCACAAGCTGCCCTGCCGCGATGATGATGGCGTCACGACTAAAGACCTCAGCAAG CAACTTCACTCAAGTGTGCGGACAGGGAGTTTAGAGACGTGTCTTCGGCTGCTGTCTCTCGGAGCTCAGGCCAACTTCTTTCATCCG GAAAAAGGCACAACCCCTTTACATGTAGCAGCCAAAGCTGGTCAGATCTTGCAAGCTGAACTATTAGTAGTATATGGTGCAGACCCAGGAGCGCCGGACATCAATGGGCGCACGCCCATGGATTATGCAAG GCAGGCGGGCCATCTGGAGCTTGCTGAGCGACTAGTTGAGTGCCAGTACGAGCTAACAGACCGGCTAGCTTTCTACCTGTGTGGCCGGCGTCCTG ACCACAAGAATGGCCACTATATCATTCCTCAAATGGCAGACAG AGCTCGTCCTAAGTGCCCGTCACAGAG TCTGGACCTCTCAGAGCTGGCCAAGGCTGCCAAGAAGAAGCTGCAAGCG ctAAATAACCGACTGTTTGAGGAGCTTGCGATGGATGTCTATGACGAAGTTGACCGCAGAGAAAATGACGCAG TGTGGCTGACGACTCAGAACCACAGCACTCTGGTCACTGAACGAAGCGCTGTGCCATTTTTACCCGTCAACCCCGAGTATTCTGCAACTCGTAACCAG GGACGTCAGAAGCTCGCTCGTTTTAATGCCCGGGAGTTTGCCACCCTCATTATAGACATTCTGAGTGATGCCAAAAGGAGACAGCAGGGAAAAGGTCTCAGCAGCCCCACTG ACCTACTGGATATTGGCTTTGATGACGACCAGCATGACTACGACAGTGTAGCCTCTGATGAAGACACTGACAGTGAGCTGACggcccaaaacaacaacaacacgcaGCGGAGTAACCGCGCAAAG AGCATGGACTCGTCTGATCTGTCGGATGGTCCCATCACCCTGCAGGAGTACCTGGAGGTGAAGAAAGCGCTGGCCTCTTCTGAAGCAAAGGTGCAGCAGCTGATGAAAGTCAACAACAACctgagtgaggagctcagaCGGCTGCAGAAGGAG ATCACACGGATGCAGACAGAGAACGGCGTGCTGCGGGGGAGCCAGCAGGCTGGGGGGGCCGCCGGCCATGGGGTCGGGGgacctggtggaggaggaggaggcggcggcagcACCCACTGGCAAGGTGGCGGTACGCGAGGAGTAATGGGTGGAGTGGGACTTAGTGGATTTGGGTCAGGAGCAGATCCCCCTGGGCTCTCAGTGCCCTCCTCAGTCACCCCCCACTCCCACACGCATCGGAGGGACCGCCAAGCCTTCTCCATGTACGAACCAGGCGCTGCCCCTGGCCCCACTGCCCACGGCCCCCCAGCCCTGGACTCCCTAACAGCTCGGCTGCAGCCCCTCAACACACCCAGC GTGCGGAAAGGTAGCACTGGTGGTTTAGCATCGTATGGTGGCCATCATATGTCCTCGTCTACAGAATCAAGCCGATACATG GTGACGAAATCAGAGAGGCACGGCAGTGGAACTGACAGCGACTACGACAACACGCACACTTACGACGTCTCATTAAG CATGGGCcgcagcagtgaggaggaaggTCGTGGGGAGTCGGAAGAGGGAGGTGGGGGAGGTGACGTCGGCGAGCCCGATCCTACCCTGCCCTGCACAGAGGACGTCATTCTGAAGACGGAACAGGTGACCAAGAACATCCAAGAGTTGCTGCGGGCGGCGCAGGAGTTCAAACATGACAG CTTCGTGCCATGCTCTGAGAAAATCCACTCCGCAGTCACTGAGATGGCCTCTCTCTTCCCTAAA CGCCCTGCTCTGGACGCGGTCCACGGCTCCTTGCGCCTGTTGGCTTCCAGCGCTTCTCGGTTACAAGTGGAGTGTCGCAAAGCGGCGCCCTCAGAGCCCGGCGCCCCGGCTGTGGACTACCAACTACTCACCCAGCAGGTCATTCAATGCGCCTATGACATTGCCAAAGCTGCCAAGCAACTGGTTACCATAACCACTCGAGAAAAGAAACAGTGA
- the tp53i13 gene encoding tumor protein p53-inducible protein 13, translating into MLTATVLAALWVSVGRCTISGSLDPGCDNSKLSLRRDLPGDAGLWDCPAWPEPPAQTLPSIYKVFDPEPAKKVCMDKPITYANSIPNSGAYRPVEAQSGEYLYCPPQRWLHNVHRGAVALLYHPCAPSSDRLLLSGVARTCLSHYVMTPHPQLDRTLPVALVAWGRTLELSTAASSDVCDWLETSGANNNMLSSGNQANKYKLFLIRPRPGPRRPQSKVTLRQCCEQTIQSLLAKTVKKNPSYVVNDQSEDQLQRERRASIRGKQDQSSNIGPHVESRPSDVKANLTKIAPQQVKNGPPKVGSKDGSQPEADQSKNDGARSRKSGKKNDASKTLSEKESAGIEEREVVQSREEESKPESLLPRPPTSQVLSIQQGSGAKVGDKFLRNGMPRTPRTDDAFWAAAALGFLLVLLVVSVLYTRLYRHWRITPSLYWPEPCHDYDNVADVIRRRLRITKKRRQRSRRQEYVHPPSSSSSDEQL; encoded by the exons ATGCTGACAGCGACTGTCCTGGCAGCGCTGTGGGTCAGCGTAGGTCGCTGTACCATATCCGGATCACTGGACCCAGGGTGCGATAACAGCAAG CTGTCTTTGCGTCGGGACCTCCCGGGGGATGCTGGTCTGTGGGACTGTCCAGCGTGGCCCGAGCCTCCAGCTCAG ACTCTTCCCAGTATCTATAAAGTTTTTGATCCTGAG CCGGCCAAGAAGGTCTGCATGGATAAGCCCATCACGTACGCCAACTCCATACCCAACAG TGGTGCGTACCGACCGGTGGAAGCCCAGAGTGGAGAGTACTTGTACTGTCCTCCTCAAAGATGGCTCCATAATGTGCAT AGAGGCGCAGTGGCTCTCCTCTACCACCCTTGTGCTCCCAGCAGCGATCGTCTACTCCTGTCTGGCGTGGCCAGAACCTGCCTGTCTCACTACGTCATGACCCCGCACCCTCAGCTCGACAGAACCCTG CCGGTGGCTTTGGTGGCTTGGGGCCGCACTTTGGAGCTCTCCACTGCCGCCTCCTCAGATGTCTGTGACTGGCTGGAGACCTCCGGTGCCAACAACAACATGCTCAGCAGTGGGAACCAGGCTAACAAATACAAGTTGTTTCTGATCAGGCCCAGGCCTGGACCTCGACGCCCACAATCCAAG GTGACTTTGAGGCAATGCTGTGAGCAGACCATCCAGTCTCTGCTGGCCAAAACCGTGAAGAAAAACCCGTCTTATGTTGTCAACGATCAAAGTGAAGATCAGCTTCAACGGGAAAGAAGAGCCAGCATCCGAGGAAAACAGGACCAGAGCTCAAACATCGGCCCTCACGTTGAATCAAGACCATCTGACGTCAAGGCCAACCTCACCAAGATCGCTCCTCAGCAAGTGAAGAACGGCCCCCCAAAGGTCGGCTCGAAGGATGGATCCCAGCCTGAAGCCGATCAATCTAAAAACGACGGTGCACGTTCTCGTAAGTCGGGAAAGAAAAATGATGCAAGCAAGACGTTGTCGGAAAAGGAGAGCGCCGGGATTGAGGAGAGGGAAGTGGTGCAGAGCAGGGAGGAAGAGTCCAAGCCGGAGTCTTTGCTGCCACGCCCCCCGACCTCTCAGGTTCTCAGCATACAGCAGGGATCGGGAGCTAAGGTTGGTGACAAATTCCTGAGGAACGGGATGCCCAGAACGCCCCGCACGGACGATGCCTTCTGGGCCGCAGCGGCACTGGGCTTCCTGCTTGTTCTCCTTGTCGTGTCCGTTCTCTACACACGTCTGTACCGGCACTGGAGAATCACCCCGAGCTTATACTGGCCGGAACCGTGTCATGACTACGATAACGTAGCAG ATGTCATTCGTCGGAGGCTTCGAATCACCAAGAAAAGGCGACAAAGGAGCCGAAGACAGGAGTATGTTCATCCGCCTagctcctccagctcagacGAGCAACTCTAG